CTGTAAATGGCTACCCGGATGGAAATTCAGCAATGTCAGCCCCAGTTGCTGGCAACGGCTTAATTCATCAATAAATGCCTGTCGCGATTTTTCCAGTGCTTCCGCGAGCGGGTGACCCAGGTTTATCAGATAACTGTCGTGTGGCAGGATCTGTGCGGGCGTAAAATGGTACTTTTCACACGCAGCCCTGAATTCTGCAATGCTTTTTTCTGTCAGCGGGGCAGCGCGCCATTGTCGTTGATTTTTGGTAAACAGCGCGAAGGCTGTCGCGTTAATTTCTGCCGCACGAATCGCAGCATTAGCCAGTCCGCCTGAAGCACTGACGTGCGCGCCGATATATTTCATAACCAAACTCCGGGTAAGCCACGAGGAAAAGCATCATCATAACGGTTTAGCAGCAGCATGACATCAATGATCACTGTCAGCCTGGTAAGGCGAGGTAAAAAGCGCGCGAGAGAGTGCTTTACTAATAATTACTTACCCATTATGAAGCTCTCTTATGACACCGCATTTATACCGACCAGGGTGAAATTCATCTGTTACAATCAGACCTTTGTTGTTGGATTAGTAACATTTTTACATGGTTTCAGATATAAAAAACACACAAGCAACGGGTTTGCGCCGTGAATTGAAAGCACGCCATTTGACCATGATTGCCATTGGCGGTTCTATCGGCACCGGGCTTTTTGTTGCTTCAGGAGCAACCATCTCCCAGGCGGGCCCAGGGGGCGCGCTTCTATCCTATATTCTGATTGGCCTGATGGTCTATTTCCTGATGACCAGCCTCGGTGAACTGGCCGCCTATATGCCGGTATCGGGCTCCTTTGCCGTCTATGGTCAGGATTATGTCGAAGAGGGTTTCGGTTTCGCGCTGGGCTGGAATTACTGGTATAACTGGGCGGTCACTATCGCCGTTGATCTTGTCGCTTCTCAGCTGGTCATGAGCTACTGGTTTCCTGATGTTCCTGGCTGGATCTGGAGTGCGCTGTTCCTCGGTGTCATGTTCATGCTGAACTGGATTTCGGTAAAAGGTTTCGGCGAAGCGGAATACTGGTTTTCGCTGATTAAAGTGGCGACAGTCATCATCTTTATTATTATCGGTATTATGATGATTGCCGGAATTTTTAAAGGTGTACAACCTGCGGGCTGGCGTAACTGGACGACAGGAGATGCGCCCTTTGTCGGCGGATTACCTGCGATGATCGGTGTGGCGATGATTGTCGGTTTCTCGTTTCAGGGAACCGAGCTTATCGGTATTGCGGCAGGTGAGTCAGAAAACCCAGGAAAGAATATCCCCCGCGCGGTACGGCAAGTCTTCTGGCGTATTCTGTTATTCTACATATTCGCGATTCTGATCATCAGCCTGATCATTCCCTACACGGATCCCAACTTATTGCGCAATAACGTAGAAGACATCACTGTCAGCCCATTTACTCTGGTGTTTCAGCATGCGGGATTGTTGTCAGCCGCCGCCATCATGAATGCGGTGATCCTGACGGCGGTATTATCGGCGGGTAATTCCGGAATGTATGCCTCAACGCGGATGTTATATACCCTCGCCTGTCACGGCAAAGCGCCACGTATCTTCGCGCGTCTCTCTCAGGGAGGGGTGCCGCGAAATGCCCTGTATGCCACTACGGTGATTGCGGCGTTGTGTTTTCTCAGCTCAATGTTTGGTAACCAGACCGTTTATCTGTGGTTACTGAATACATCCGGTATGACCGGTTTTATCGCCTGGCTGGGGATCGCGATCAGCCATTATCGTTTCCGTCGGGGATATGTGTTACAGGGCCATGATCTGAATGATTTACCTTATCGCTCTCGTTTCTTCCCCCTTGGGCCGATTTTTGCCTTTGTATTATGCCTGATTATTACCCTCGGGCAGAATTATCAGGCTTTTCTGCAGGATACCATTGACTGGGGAGCGGTTGTCGCCACCTATATCGGCATTCCGCTGTTTTTGGTTATCTGGTTTAGCTATAAACTGATTAAAGGTACGCATTTTGTCAGGTATAGCGAAATGAAATTTCCGCAACACGATAAACAATAGCCTGATTTAACGCCCTGCTGATGCAGGGCTATTTTCGTTATTATGTGATCAGAAACTGTAAGTTATCCCGGCAGTATAGCGGCGACCATCCAGCACAGTATCATAATCAGCATAATCAATTTTTTTATCGAGCGTATTGTAAATACCGGCAGAGATAAGCAGATGTTTGCTGGCCTGATAACGCAGGCCAAGATCAACCTGAGTATAGGATGGCGTTCCCTGCGCCATCGAAGTACGGCTCAGGTATTCAGAGGTTTTGCCGCGAAAATTGAGGCGACCCCAGAGGCCGAACGTCGGTGTGGTTTGCCAGTCGATAAGGGTATTGAGCATATTGCCTGGCATTTTGTTCAACGGTTTGCCAGAAAACTGACCACTTTTTTGCTCTGAATGGGTATAGGTGTAGTTGGTTGTCCAGTTGATATCACGGGTGATTTTCCAGCCAAAAGTGGCTTCTGCACCGCGCATATCGGCTTTATCGACATTAATACGATCGCTGATAAAGTCGTACTGAATATGACCGAGCGTACAGCGTGGATCGGACCTGTCACTACAACGGCGTACTTCGGTGATCTTATCTTTAAATTGGGTGGTAAACAGCGTGACGCTGGCATTCAGATCGCTGTGATTATCCCACAGTAGCGCCAGCTCTTCGCTGAGGCTTTTCTCAGCACTAAGATCCGGGTTACCAATGATAATACCATTAAGACGTGATCCACCCGTAGCTTGTCCCCATCCTGCGGAAGACTGACGCAGATCGGGGGCACGGTAGCCCGCAGAGACGCCACCTTTAAGCGTCCAGTTGTCAGTAAGATGCCAGATGCCGTAGCCGCGTGGCGTCCAGTGAGTGCCATAATTCTGATCTTTATTCATTCGTAAGCCAGCGGTCAGTGCCACGCTTTCGGTTATCGCCCATTCATCTTCGGTAAACAGGGCCCAGCTCCAGCGTGTCAGCTGGTTCAGGGCATCGGCATTGTTCAGCCGGTTACTGGTATGGTCAGTCAGTTTTTCATAAAGATACTGCCCTCCCAGTGTCAGGGTATGATCATTGAGGAAGATTTGGTTCTGATTATTGAAGGTTGTGTTGTATGACCTCATCTGGCGGCGTGGATTATGGGTTTCTTCGCGCTGAATATAACTGGTGCTGTTAAAGTCGGTGTAATAGCCGTTATGGCTCAGGGTATACGTGCTGTGCTGATACTGATCCTCACTTTTGCGACTGGGGGTACACACCTGTCCCCGACAGTTTTGCGATGCTATCGTTTTGCCCGGCGTACCGTTACGCTCCTGAAGTTCGCGTGTATAGCTGAAATCAAAATCATTTTTATCATCGGGAGTGAGATTCAGCGTGATCCCGCCATCGCGCATCCGCTGCTCGCTGAAACCGTTGATGATTTTATCTTCCGCACGACGAGAGAAAAGGCCCGTGACGCTGGCACCCAACAAGCCATTAATTAACGGCCCGGAAGCATAAGCATCGGTTTGTAAGAGATCCCCGGAACGGTGATGTTGCTGGTGTGTTGCGTCAGCGTGCAAAGAACCGGTCCAGGCACGGGTGGTGGAGATTTTTTTGGTGATGATGTTAATCACGCCTCCCATCGCATCGGAACCGTATAACGAAGACATGGGGCCGCGGATGATTTCAATGCGCTCAATCGACTCCAGCGGCGGTAACCATCCTTGCTCAATCCCTGAATTATCACTATTGGGACGAGTATCACGGGTACTGATACGTTTGCCGTTAACCAGAAATAGTGTGTATTTTGCGGACATCCCCCGGATACTGATATCACTATTGCTGGCACCGTCGGTCACGACAATCCCAGGAACATCTTTTAGCGCATCAGTGATATCGCGCCAGGCCTTATCTTCAATTTCCTGTTTAGTAATTACAGTAATAGAGGCAGGGGCATTATTGATTTTTTGTTCAAATCCGGTAGCGGTAACCACCATGGTTTCATCACTGGCGTGAACAAAAGAGGGCAGTACAGCGATACCTATTACCGTAGAGAGTATTTTGGTCTGTGGTTTTGTCATTCTGGTATTCCCTTTTAAATCAATAAAACTTCATGGCAATAACCCGGTAAACAATGTTGATTTACTTGATGAATGCGATGAAGAATGAAGAAGAGATCAGTGGATTGTACAAAACCAATACAGATTGTAAATACAAATGATAATTAAAATCATTTGTTTTATGAATTTGTGGTTCAGTATTAATGCTGTCGTATAAGCGGTGAGTCGCCAGGTGGTCATCCTCATGGTGCTTTTGCCAGCGCCGCCAGGTGCGAAGGCGCAGATTCACTTCACGGCAGGCAACCCTGCGTCGGGCTCCTGCCGCGATGGCCTCATTAATCCACCGGATGAGCTGATGACACTCATGCGCAGCGTCCCCGTCGGTTTCCCCGTAGTGAATAATTTACAAAATCATTCATTTAACTGCTCAGTCATAAAGCCAGCGTCCCACTTTTGCAGACTTAGCAAGCATTCTGACGGTAAACGGCTGGGGCTTATGTCGATCTGAGCGTAAACGAGCGGGCATTATACGATTAGGGAGAAACGGCAATGTGAGTATTGGGAAATAACGACGCCAGTCTATAGAACTACAATCAACACCAAAAACCTCAGCATATTTATCGACCAGTTCATAGACATCTTCACGAACAGTCAGATATTTACCTGTACTCAGTGATGAATCAATATCAAGCGCCTCACAACGTAATTCATCTCTGACAAATTTAAGCACAGCATCATCGACAGGTGTCATATTCTGTCCTCAGGTTTGACTATGAGATTATAGTGCCAGAGAGTTCTGTGTGAAATAATGGTTATATCATATAACGTGATCGCGACCCTTACCCATGGCAACCCTCATCCAATAAGACCGCCTGAACGCGCTGTTCTGGCCCACCGACCATTAATCAATGTTTGCCAGCCAGGGGAGCGCCATCACCGGCGTTCAGTGACAGAAGCAGCAATGTACTGCGTCAAAACATTGCCGGGAGGTTATCTGAGCCTGCGAGACTATGATGCGCAGGTGGATGAAGCGATGGCGATGATCAAAGCGCTGAACCGAATAACATCGTTGGGTATGCCGCATAGTGTCAGGATCGCATAACGGATGTATCCGAGGGAACCGTAGTCCCCATCGACTGCCCCTGATTTATTCAACAAAGTCTCTGTCATACGCCCGGCAGCGCTTTCTGGCCTCCGGTAAAATCAAATTCGGTTATCCTCTCCCCAGCGGCACATCAGATTAAATATGGGAACTAAAGATGTTCCCCGGCTGGTCAAACGATATTCGACTTTAGGCGGTATCTGCGGGTACTCTTTTCTTTCAATCAGTTGGTCACCTTCTAACTCTTTTAATGTGGTGCTTAATGTCTTAAATGAAATGGTGCCAACAACTCGTTTTAGTTGATTAAATCGCATCACTTTATTTTGATAAAGCCAATAGATGATGACCATCTTATACTTGCCATTAATCAGCGAAAGTGTATATCCAAAACCCGTATCATCCAGCTTCAGTATGGGGCCATCACAAGGGATATTGATCATTTATACTATCCTGCAAGTAAGTATATTACATTCGGGATAGTACTTTACATAAAATTCAGTGACTCGTATACTTTTCATAGTTAATTTTTCTGAATATATTTTCTGAAACCAGCTGTTTACACTATTTATATTTCCGGAGTTTTAAATGAAAAAATCCCTTATTATTGTTGCTCATCCCAGTATTCAAACCTCTGTGATCAATCGACGCTGGCTGGAGGAAGTAAAAAAATATCCTGAGCTTTTTACTATACATGAGCTCTATCCATCCTATCCGGACTGGCATATTGATATTGCAAAAGAACAGAAGATAATTGAAGACCATGCTGGTATTATATTTCAATTTCCGCTTTATTGGTTTAATTGTCCACCGTTATTAAAGAAATGGTTTGATGATGTGTTTACCTATGGCTGGGCGTATGGTTCAACTGCAACTCAGTTGCAGGGGCGTAAAATGGGGCTTGCTGTATCGGCAGGGGGGAGTGAAAAAGACTTTAGTCAGGCAGGGCGTTGTGGTTTTACATTGCCGGATATATTAAGACCTTTTGAAATGGTCGCGAAATATATCAGGGCCGATTATCAGCCGCTCTTTTATTTTAATGGTGCCATCAGTGATCCGGGGGTCGCACCGCAATATACCCTCGCTGATTTAGAGATATCTGCTAAAAACTATATTGACCATATTAAGCGCCTGGCTTGACTTACCATTCTGGTCCTGGGCAGTGCCTGACATGCTCAGGTACTCCCTGTATGCTGCGCTGTCGCTGTCCAGACGGGCTGCGCCAGGTGGCCAGGCGCTAAAAAATTTTTATAAATTCACCGTGAGAAATCCTGTTTTTCGTTACGGATAAAGGGGCGATAGTCCGGGGAGAAGTTTTATCCGTTATGATATAAAAATATGATATTCTCCAGCAGGAAAACTGTCATTATGACCCGGTATATCGGCGGGATTACAGGCAAGCGCTGTTTTATCCGCAGAAAAGTAAAGCCTATGATGCTTGCAGGAGAATGAAATGTCAGCATTGAGTAAAGAAGCCCGGCTTGTTCATGATGCGCTGGTTGCCCGTGGGCTGGAAACCCCCTTGCAGCCGCCAGCGCTGGAAATAAGCGATGAGATGCGCAAGCGTCTGATTGCTGGTCATATGGCGGACATTATGCAATTGCTCAATCTTGATCTGACCGATGACAGCCTGAAAGAGACACCGCATCGGATAGCGAAAATGTATGTTGATGAGATCTTCTCTGGCCTTGACTATACCCGCTTTCCCAAAATCACGGTGATCGAAAATAAAATGCAGGTTGATGAAATGGTAACGGTTCACGACATCACCTTAACCAGTACCTGCGAACACCACTTTGTGACCATTGATGGTAAAGCCACCGTAGCTTATATTCCGAAAGATGCCGTCATTGGCTTATCGAAAATCAATCGTATTGTGCAGTTTTTTTCTCAGCGCCCGCAAGTACAGGAGCGCC
The sequence above is drawn from the Enterobacteriaceae bacterium ESL0689 genome and encodes:
- a CDS encoding amino acid permease, producing MVSDIKNTQATGLRRELKARHLTMIAIGGSIGTGLFVASGATISQAGPGGALLSYILIGLMVYFLMTSLGELAAYMPVSGSFAVYGQDYVEEGFGFALGWNYWYNWAVTIAVDLVASQLVMSYWFPDVPGWIWSALFLGVMFMLNWISVKGFGEAEYWFSLIKVATVIIFIIIGIMMIAGIFKGVQPAGWRNWTTGDAPFVGGLPAMIGVAMIVGFSFQGTELIGIAAGESENPGKNIPRAVRQVFWRILLFYIFAILIISLIIPYTDPNLLRNNVEDITVSPFTLVFQHAGLLSAAAIMNAVILTAVLSAGNSGMYASTRMLYTLACHGKAPRIFARLSQGGVPRNALYATTVIAALCFLSSMFGNQTVYLWLLNTSGMTGFIAWLGIAISHYRFRRGYVLQGHDLNDLPYRSRFFPLGPIFAFVLCLIITLGQNYQAFLQDTIDWGAVVATYIGIPLFLVIWFSYKLIKGTHFVRYSEMKFPQHDKQ
- a CDS encoding ligand-gated channel protein; the encoded protein is MTKPQTKILSTVIGIAVLPSFVHASDETMVVTATGFEQKINNAPASITVITKQEIEDKAWRDITDALKDVPGIVVTDGASNSDISIRGMSAKYTLFLVNGKRISTRDTRPNSDNSGIEQGWLPPLESIERIEIIRGPMSSLYGSDAMGGVINIITKKISTTRAWTGSLHADATHQQHHRSGDLLQTDAYASGPLINGLLGASVTGLFSRRAEDKIINGFSEQRMRDGGITLNLTPDDKNDFDFSYTRELQERNGTPGKTIASQNCRGQVCTPSRKSEDQYQHSTYTLSHNGYYTDFNSTSYIQREETHNPRRQMRSYNTTFNNQNQIFLNDHTLTLGGQYLYEKLTDHTSNRLNNADALNQLTRWSWALFTEDEWAITESVALTAGLRMNKDQNYGTHWTPRGYGIWHLTDNWTLKGGVSAGYRAPDLRQSSAGWGQATGGSRLNGIIIGNPDLSAEKSLSEELALLWDNHSDLNASVTLFTTQFKDKITEVRRCSDRSDPRCTLGHIQYDFISDRINVDKADMRGAEATFGWKITRDINWTTNYTYTHSEQKSGQFSGKPLNKMPGNMLNTLIDWQTTPTFGLWGRLNFRGKTSEYLSRTSMAQGTPSYTQVDLGLRYQASKHLLISAGIYNTLDKKIDYADYDTVLDGRRYTAGITYSF
- a CDS encoding DUF1493 family protein, whose protein sequence is MTPVDDAVLKFVRDELRCEALDIDSSLSTGKYLTVREDVYELVDKYAEVFGVDCSSIDWRRYFPILTLPFLPNRIMPARLRSDRHKPQPFTVRMLAKSAKVGRWLYD
- a CDS encoding helix-turn-helix domain-containing protein gives rise to the protein MINIPCDGPILKLDDTGFGYTLSLINGKYKMVIIYWLYQNKVMRFNQLKRVVGTISFKTLSTTLKELEGDQLIERKEYPQIPPKVEYRLTSRGTSLVPIFNLMCRWGEDNRI
- a CDS encoding NAD(P)H-dependent oxidoreductase encodes the protein MKKSLIIVAHPSIQTSVINRRWLEEVKKYPELFTIHELYPSYPDWHIDIAKEQKIIEDHAGIIFQFPLYWFNCPPLLKKWFDDVFTYGWAYGSTATQLQGRKMGLAVSAGGSEKDFSQAGRCGFTLPDILRPFEMVAKYIRADYQPLFYFNGAISDPGVAPQYTLADLEISAKNYIDHIKRLA
- the folE gene encoding GTP cyclohydrolase I FolE, whose protein sequence is MSALSKEARLVHDALVARGLETPLQPPALEISDEMRKRLIAGHMADIMQLLNLDLTDDSLKETPHRIAKMYVDEIFSGLDYTRFPKITVIENKMQVDEMVTVHDITLTSTCEHHFVTIDGKATVAYIPKDAVIGLSKINRIVQFFSQRPQVQERLTQQILTALQTLLGTNNVAVSIDAVHYCVKARGICDATSATTTTSLGGLFKSSQNTRQEFLRAVRHHY